In one Lycium barbarum isolate Lr01 chromosome 7, ASM1917538v2, whole genome shotgun sequence genomic region, the following are encoded:
- the LOC132602006 gene encoding uncharacterized protein LOC132602006: MTAQPEGQSIDLEEYSASKTLIPFDQPLPLLRGPIRAGPQEETAGRFILAFKDPISWASAYKACESQVIQQCESGARIGCSIVASDKCKTPWWKSFPGSASNLDFAERERCEEREMEACLEAAKGKCREFAKQKCFPAFRDARIAVKGLSPKVNQKELSRLISWVNFGDKCQITDLWRLESPWLEFKSQLEVAYCKGSDILGSETQKLMKI, translated from the coding sequence ATGACAGCTCAACCAGAAGGGCAATCAATCGACCTTGAGGAATACTCTGCATCAAAGACTCTGATTCCTTTTGACCAACCACTCCCTCTACTTCGAGGTCCCATCAGGGCTGGCCCACAAGAAGAAACAGCTGGGCGATTCATCCTCGCATTTAAAGACCCTATCTCCTGGGCCTCTGCATACAAAGCTTGTGAGTCTCAAGTTATTCAACAATGTGAATCCGGAGCTAGGATTGGTTGCTCCATCGTAGCCTCAGACAAATGTAAAACCCCTTGGTGGAAATCATTCCCTGGCAGTGCTTCCAATCTAGACTTTGCAGAGAGGGAGAGATGTGAAGAAcgtgaaatggaggcttgcctcgaAGCAGCAAAGGGAAAGTGCCGTGAATTCGCAAAGCAGAAGTGCTTCCCAGCATTTCGTGATGCAAGGATTGCAGTAAAAGGTTTGAGTCCCAAGGTGAACCAAAAAGAGTTATCCAGGCTAATTTCTTGGGTGAACTTTGGGGACAAGTGTCAGATAACTGATCTTTGGAGATTAGAGAGCCCTTGGCTTGAGTTTAAGTCACAGCTTGAAGTAGCTTATTGCAAAGGGAGTGATATATTAGGTTCAGAGACACAGAAATTAATGAAAATTTGA